One genomic segment of Chitinophaga sancti includes these proteins:
- a CDS encoding FecR family protein: MANIQITDELLSRYFAGEAFPEEAMAIDDWKMSHADNASLFQASWDAWHIASEHPYSLPDLQAVWQQTRPRSKVRGLAWVAVAATLLTAVALLWLQLRKPATIEIAATLQTVTQTLPDGSVAKVAPGGNIHYTNRTIQLKGNGEFDVKYDPSHPFIVKAGPVQVTVLGTAFHVAESDSLIMVKVRSGKVKMQKDSKEVIVTAGQMAYYKAGALVLENYHFTFDNNTLGSIAERLSMAYNKKIVLQNPAMAALRLTSIFEDKTLDYMLEVITSTLNLKYTYRNADEILIEEE; this comes from the coding sequence ATGGCAAATATTCAAATCACCGACGAGCTCCTGTCCAGGTACTTCGCTGGGGAAGCCTTCCCTGAGGAAGCAATGGCGATTGACGATTGGAAGATGAGCCATGCGGATAATGCCAGCCTTTTCCAGGCCAGCTGGGATGCGTGGCACATAGCCAGTGAACATCCCTATTCACTCCCTGATTTACAGGCGGTATGGCAACAAACCAGGCCCCGCTCCAAAGTACGTGGGCTTGCATGGGTGGCAGTGGCAGCAACTTTGCTGACTGCCGTTGCATTGTTATGGTTACAACTACGTAAACCTGCTACCATCGAGATTGCTGCAACCCTACAAACGGTGACACAAACACTACCGGATGGATCTGTGGCAAAGGTGGCTCCTGGTGGCAATATCCACTACACCAACCGTACTATTCAATTGAAAGGGAATGGTGAATTTGATGTGAAGTATGACCCCTCACATCCGTTTATAGTGAAAGCAGGCCCTGTGCAGGTGACGGTATTGGGGACCGCCTTTCATGTAGCAGAAAGTGATTCGCTCATCATGGTAAAGGTGCGTTCGGGCAAGGTAAAAATGCAAAAAGACAGTAAGGAAGTAATAGTTACCGCTGGCCAGATGGCATATTACAAGGCCGGTGCTTTAGTGCTTGAAAACTATCATTTTACTTTTGACAACAACACACTGGGCAGTATTGCCGAAAGACTGTCTATGGCATATAATAAAAAAATTGTGTTGCAAAATCCTGCTATGGCAGCTTTAAGACTAACCAGCATATTTGAAGACAAAACCCTTGACTATATGCTGGAAGTGATCACCTCTACGCTCAATCTAAAATACACTTATCGTAACGCTGATGAAATCCTTATTGAAGAAGAGTAA
- a CDS encoding RNA polymerase sigma-70 factor — translation MKEKLSDNHTIEQYFFEYFGDLHRYAYTLLKDNEEARDAVQQVFMLLWEKKETLSIKQSVRAYLYAATHNHCLNRIKSLQTRQRHYKSFATGQEHATWNNEEQVSVRALKKEVLSAMESLPDKCREVFYKSRFEEKTYAEIAKELDISVKTVEAHMGKALHALRTKLSDKTYFWILISFRLLTEIQKFFH, via the coding sequence GTGAAAGAAAAATTATCAGATAATCATACAATTGAGCAATACTTCTTCGAGTATTTCGGGGATCTGCATCGGTATGCTTATACGTTGCTAAAGGATAATGAGGAAGCGAGAGATGCGGTACAACAGGTATTCATGCTCCTATGGGAGAAAAAGGAAACGCTATCTATTAAGCAGTCAGTACGGGCTTACCTCTATGCCGCTACGCACAATCACTGCCTGAACAGGATTAAAAGCCTGCAAACCCGGCAGCGGCATTATAAAAGTTTTGCCACAGGACAGGAACATGCTACCTGGAACAATGAAGAGCAGGTATCCGTCCGGGCCCTCAAAAAAGAAGTTTTGTCTGCCATGGAATCATTGCCTGATAAGTGCAGGGAAGTATTCTATAAAAGCAGATTTGAAGAGAAAACTTACGCTGAGATCGCGAAAGAGCTTGACATATCCGTTAAAACAGTTGAAGCTCACATGGGTAAGGCTCTCCATGCTTTACGTACAAAATTATCAGACAAAACGTATTTCTGGATATTAATCTCGTTTCGTTTATTGACTGAAATTCAAAAATTCTTTCACTGA
- a CDS encoding acyltransferase family protein, with protein sequence MKQRLLSLDFFRGVTVAGMILVNNPGDWGHIYAPLEHSKWNGCTPTDLVFPFFLFMVGVAVSFALSSRRQDPTLHKSLILHVFRRAAIIFGIGLAFGLIPKFDFAHVRIPGVLARIAVVYLIISLLYLKTSSKTRIWICGGLLVGYYLLMTLVPVPGVGYPNLEPETNLGAWVDRLILTPDHLWKQSRTWDPEGLLSTLPAISTGLLGIMVGDWVRRKDKPEADKVAWLFTAGFLSVLAGLVWDGFFPINKQLWTSSFVLFTAGLASMGLALCYWLIDVQGYKSITPPFVAFGRNAITAYVLSGLVPRIHSIPSSLFMPFLSPLNASLAAAITLVLLMLIPVWILYKRNIILKI encoded by the coding sequence ATGAAACAGCGCTTACTTTCCTTAGACTTTTTTCGCGGCGTTACCGTAGCCGGTATGATCCTCGTAAACAATCCCGGAGACTGGGGCCACATCTACGCCCCCCTGGAGCACTCCAAATGGAATGGCTGCACACCTACAGACCTGGTGTTCCCATTCTTCCTCTTTATGGTAGGCGTAGCAGTATCGTTTGCCCTGAGCAGCAGGAGACAAGACCCTACCTTACATAAATCACTCATCCTCCACGTATTTCGCCGTGCGGCCATCATATTTGGCATTGGACTGGCTTTTGGATTGATCCCTAAGTTCGACTTCGCACACGTCCGTATACCGGGTGTATTGGCCAGAATTGCGGTAGTTTACCTCATCATATCATTATTGTACCTGAAAACCAGCAGCAAAACCAGGATCTGGATCTGTGGCGGGCTGTTAGTAGGCTATTACCTGCTCATGACCCTTGTGCCTGTACCGGGTGTGGGGTATCCCAACCTGGAACCGGAAACCAACTTAGGTGCCTGGGTAGACAGATTGATCCTCACCCCTGATCACCTCTGGAAGCAATCCCGCACCTGGGACCCTGAAGGACTCTTAAGCACATTGCCTGCGATCAGTACCGGTTTATTGGGGATTATGGTGGGTGATTGGGTCAGGAGAAAAGATAAGCCTGAAGCAGATAAGGTTGCCTGGTTATTTACAGCAGGCTTCCTGTCAGTATTGGCAGGGTTGGTATGGGATGGCTTTTTCCCGATCAACAAACAATTGTGGACCAGTTCATTCGTATTATTTACAGCAGGGCTGGCCAGCATGGGATTAGCGCTTTGCTATTGGCTCATAGACGTACAGGGATATAAAAGCATTACACCGCCATTTGTAGCATTTGGCCGGAACGCCATCACGGCATATGTACTGTCCGGACTGGTACCAAGAATACACAGTATACCTTCCTCCCTGTTCATGCCATTCCTGTCGCCGCTCAATGCCTCACTGGCAGCAGCTATCACATTGGTACTACTCATGCTTATACCCGTTTGGATCCTGTACAAACGAAATATTATCTTGAAGATTTGA
- a CDS encoding sigma-70 family RNA polymerase sigma factor: MQSESHVLWWNAFKQGDWDAFTALYGEFYELLNNYGRKFTRDEDLIHDVVHDLFVRIWTTRQRLGQPVSVKNYLYKAFRSTLFRKIQSLSKFVELDGEGTGFTVNFIPDASFRQEEQELRKQVIDLVNTLPARQQEIIFLRFYEGMSYEEISTIMDINMSSTYKLLYKALDNLQKASNKQTWLLICGLLFLLKNISKKIPVLEG; this comes from the coding sequence ATGCAATCGGAGAGTCATGTGTTATGGTGGAATGCGTTTAAACAGGGGGACTGGGATGCCTTCACCGCTCTTTATGGAGAGTTCTACGAACTATTGAACAACTACGGCCGTAAGTTTACGCGGGATGAAGACCTCATCCACGATGTAGTGCACGATCTCTTTGTGAGAATATGGACTACCCGCCAGCGACTGGGTCAACCTGTATCTGTAAAAAATTACCTGTACAAAGCATTCCGTTCTACCTTATTCCGTAAGATCCAGTCCCTTTCAAAATTTGTGGAACTGGATGGGGAAGGGACTGGCTTTACTGTCAACTTTATTCCTGATGCATCTTTCCGGCAGGAGGAGCAGGAACTGCGTAAGCAGGTAATAGACCTGGTCAATACCCTCCCTGCCAGGCAACAGGAGATCATCTTCCTGCGATTTTATGAAGGCATGTCCTACGAAGAGATATCCACGATCATGGACATTAATATGAGTTCTACCTATAAATTATTATATAAAGCCCTCGACAACCTGCAAAAGGCCTCCAACAAACAAACCTGGCTGCTTATATGCGGCCTTTTATTCCTGCTGAAAAATATTTCAAAAAAAATTCCGGTTTTGGAGGGATAA
- a CDS encoding FecR family protein encodes MNNDKYLAYSLQDFLDDDAFIKWVSGKEQDPAAAQFWSEFPVQYPAAAANFEFAVNVIRSYRSQEFWDNKDSKARVLERITATIESQGARPTRLRWLNNWVRAAAVALVVTAGGYMIVNHYFRNHMEQIATGYGEMRTVTLPDHSTVTLNASSAISFNEAWSDTKPREVWIDGEAYFDVKHINRTGPGQQFIVHSNGISIEVLGTSFNVRSRHGKTKVGLITGKIKVDYNKDRSLVMLPGDYVEYADNNLIVTRKLDKPEKIKRWTEIQLTFTDATLGEIIETLQDNYGYTVKVADASLRKLKIEGDINVTNVDELLTVITTTLNVTIDQPSKKELVITSGK; translated from the coding sequence ATGAACAATGATAAATATTTAGCGTATTCACTACAGGATTTTTTGGACGATGATGCTTTTATCAAATGGGTATCAGGCAAAGAACAAGACCCTGCAGCAGCACAATTCTGGAGCGAATTCCCTGTACAATATCCTGCAGCAGCAGCCAACTTTGAGTTTGCTGTAAATGTGATCCGTTCCTATCGGTCACAGGAGTTCTGGGACAATAAAGATAGCAAAGCCCGTGTACTCGAAAGGATTACGGCGACTATAGAAAGTCAGGGTGCCCGCCCTACCCGCCTGCGTTGGTTAAACAACTGGGTGCGTGCAGCAGCAGTGGCCCTGGTAGTGACTGCCGGAGGTTATATGATAGTGAACCATTACTTCCGCAATCACATGGAGCAGATAGCAACTGGCTATGGCGAAATGAGAACAGTGACATTGCCTGACCATAGTACCGTAACACTCAATGCATCTTCGGCCATATCATTCAATGAAGCATGGAGTGACACTAAACCAAGAGAAGTATGGATAGATGGTGAAGCCTATTTTGATGTAAAACATATCAACAGAACCGGCCCTGGCCAACAATTTATAGTACATAGCAATGGTATTAGTATTGAAGTACTGGGTACGTCCTTCAATGTCAGAAGCCGTCATGGCAAAACCAAAGTCGGATTGATTACAGGTAAGATCAAAGTAGATTATAATAAGGATCGCTCACTCGTTATGTTGCCTGGTGACTATGTGGAATACGCAGACAATAATTTAATAGTAACAAGAAAGTTAGATAAGCCCGAGAAGATAAAGCGCTGGACAGAGATACAGCTTACGTTTACAGACGCCACTTTAGGTGAGATCATAGAAACACTGCAGGATAACTATGGCTATACCGTAAAAGTAGCTGATGCCTCACTCAGAAAGTTAAAGATTGAAGGAGATATTAACGTAACGAATGTTGATGAACTCTTAACCGTAATTACTACTACGCTAAACGTAACAATCGATCAGCCATCCAAAAAGGAACTGGTCATCACATCAGGAAAGTAA
- a CDS encoding SusC/RagA family TonB-linked outer membrane protein yields the protein MNILNQNLILGLLSCALLPGIAAPVSAQTPAMYASMRQTDNIPYHKAGTMSLKDALIRLKKLQNIRFAYREGLLDGKMVPADVVDRAETMEAEAALKLLLSDFALAYSRVNKTQYSIYTRDVNTTILNYNALFADKLKGKITGPDGAPVPGATISVKGNPALVTVANDKGDFELNLKDATLPIVLVVSSIGFDKQEITVNSAADLVNVTLAESNKALSEVVVTALGIKKDKKALAYSVTEVKGSDFTQAREVNVANALTGKIAGVNATSLASGPGGSSRVIIRGNTSLNGDNQPLYVVNGMPIDNTTPGGSPTTGGGGQNVDRGDGIGGINPDDIETISVLKGGTAAALYGSRAANGVILITTKKGRARKGVGVDYNSTFTAETPVVFTDWQYEYGQGDGGVKPSSQSQAVTWGRRSWGAKMDGQNYIAFDGKEHPYSPQKNNIQNFYRTGSTYTNTVAFNGGNEALNFRFSLSNTNSKSIVPNSKFDKKIANLNLNAVLGKRISIEAIAQYNVENATNRSSSGDATGNPNWGVYMIANTVDIRSLDPGYDENGREIQWNETAYASNPYFVVNRFKNNDTKNRFIGQASVKYDILKNLYVKGNISRDFFNYDYVGIIPTGTVYTTGAAGEYSGIRNAVSETNSMLTANYNTKLAGTIGLNVLAGGNSRRYKSNQTAITGTQFIIPFFYSYTNLSTVTTTPTRNNVATNSIFGAVDLDYKSVVFLNFSGREDWFSTLSPQNNHIFYPAVGSSFILSDAVQLPKAISFAKVRASWAQVGGATPDPYILNQSYSMVQGGHEGQPVQTITQSNGANLVTNSNLKPLTSTTYEVGVEAQLLNNRIGFDITYYNKHTTNDIVTTAISTTSGYNNALLNVGKLSNKGIEVLLTGTPVKSKNFTWNVSYNVAYNQSKVEQLAAGLTTLQMATSVGSWAFVHNSVGSPYGVIKGYSVAKNEKGETIYNSATGYEQKSALKTLGNGVPPLTMGLSNTFHYKRLSLDVLVDGKFGNKVFSVMNVYATRFGLHKKTLKGRENGLELSGVDQNGNAYTNTIPVSNLRLYYDNTKNYTDQFMYDGSFVKLRQVVLSYQLPVHNLKIVQSASLSFVARNLLILYKNTDNFDPESSYTNSNAQGFEAFGIPRTRSFGLNLMAKF from the coding sequence ATGAACATTTTAAACCAAAATCTCATTTTGGGGCTGCTTTCCTGTGCCCTGCTACCAGGTATTGCTGCACCTGTCAGCGCACAGACGCCCGCGATGTATGCTTCCATGAGGCAGACGGACAATATCCCATACCACAAGGCAGGAACAATGTCACTGAAAGATGCACTGATAAGGCTGAAAAAGCTGCAAAATATCCGTTTCGCATACAGGGAAGGACTGCTGGACGGTAAAATGGTGCCCGCTGATGTCGTAGACAGAGCAGAAACAATGGAGGCAGAAGCTGCCTTAAAATTATTACTGTCTGATTTCGCGCTTGCCTACAGCCGGGTCAACAAAACTCAGTATTCTATTTATACAAGGGACGTAAATACGACTATTCTCAATTACAACGCACTCTTTGCCGATAAACTGAAGGGGAAAATTACCGGCCCCGATGGCGCACCTGTACCTGGCGCTACCATCTCAGTAAAAGGTAATCCCGCTCTCGTAACTGTTGCCAACGATAAAGGAGATTTCGAACTAAATTTAAAAGATGCTACACTACCTATAGTATTGGTAGTTTCATCCATCGGTTTTGATAAACAGGAGATCACTGTCAACAGTGCTGCTGACCTGGTAAATGTAACACTCGCTGAATCCAACAAAGCACTCTCCGAAGTAGTAGTGACTGCATTGGGTATCAAAAAGGATAAAAAAGCACTGGCCTATTCAGTGACCGAAGTAAAGGGTAGTGACTTCACACAGGCCCGCGAGGTGAACGTTGCCAATGCACTTACCGGTAAAATTGCCGGTGTGAACGCTACCAGCCTGGCCAGCGGCCCTGGTGGTTCCAGCCGCGTGATCATTCGTGGAAACACTTCATTGAATGGGGATAACCAACCACTCTATGTTGTAAACGGTATGCCTATTGATAACACCACACCAGGCGGAAGCCCTACTACCGGTGGTGGTGGTCAGAACGTAGACCGTGGTGATGGTATTGGTGGCATCAACCCTGATGATATCGAGACCATTAGCGTATTGAAAGGAGGTACTGCTGCTGCACTCTATGGCTCCCGCGCAGCAAATGGTGTGATTCTCATCACTACCAAAAAAGGTCGTGCCCGAAAGGGGGTTGGGGTAGATTACAATTCTACCTTCACCGCAGAAACACCTGTTGTATTTACTGACTGGCAATATGAATATGGCCAGGGTGATGGCGGTGTAAAACCTTCTTCACAGTCACAGGCAGTAACCTGGGGCCGTCGCAGTTGGGGTGCTAAAATGGATGGTCAGAATTATATCGCATTCGACGGTAAAGAACATCCTTACTCCCCACAAAAAAATAATATCCAGAATTTCTACCGTACAGGTTCTACCTATACTAACACCGTAGCTTTTAACGGTGGTAATGAAGCACTGAACTTCCGCTTCTCGCTCTCTAATACCAACAGCAAAAGCATCGTTCCTAATTCAAAGTTCGACAAGAAAATTGCGAACCTGAACCTGAACGCTGTCCTGGGTAAAAGGATCAGCATCGAAGCAATAGCGCAATATAATGTAGAGAATGCCACAAACCGCTCCAGTTCCGGGGATGCTACCGGCAACCCTAACTGGGGCGTTTATATGATCGCGAATACAGTGGACATCCGCTCCCTGGATCCCGGTTATGATGAAAATGGTCGTGAAATACAATGGAATGAAACTGCGTACGCTTCCAACCCTTATTTCGTTGTGAACCGCTTCAAAAACAATGATACCAAAAACCGTTTCATTGGTCAGGCTAGTGTGAAATACGACATCCTCAAGAACCTGTATGTAAAAGGAAATATCAGCCGCGATTTCTTCAACTACGACTATGTAGGTATCATTCCAACTGGTACAGTTTATACTACAGGTGCTGCAGGTGAATACAGCGGCATAAGAAATGCAGTATCAGAAACCAACTCTATGCTCACGGCGAACTACAATACCAAACTCGCCGGTACAATCGGGCTGAACGTACTTGCAGGTGGAAATTCACGCAGATACAAATCAAATCAAACAGCCATTACCGGTACACAGTTCATTATTCCATTCTTCTACAGCTATACCAACCTGAGTACTGTCACAACTACGCCTACAAGAAACAATGTTGCGACCAACTCTATTTTTGGTGCGGTAGACCTGGACTATAAATCTGTCGTGTTCCTGAACTTCAGCGGTCGTGAAGACTGGTTTTCAACATTAAGTCCTCAGAATAATCATATCTTTTATCCTGCTGTAGGTAGCAGCTTCATCCTTTCTGATGCAGTGCAGCTGCCTAAAGCTATCAGCTTTGCCAAAGTACGCGCCTCATGGGCACAGGTAGGTGGTGCAACGCCTGATCCATACATCCTGAACCAGAGTTATAGTATGGTACAGGGTGGACATGAAGGTCAACCTGTACAAACAATCACACAGTCGAACGGTGCAAACCTGGTCACCAATTCCAACCTCAAGCCACTCACGTCTACTACTTACGAAGTAGGTGTTGAAGCACAGCTCCTGAATAACCGTATCGGTTTCGATATCACTTACTACAACAAGCATACGACGAACGATATCGTAACTACGGCTATCTCTACCACCTCCGGCTATAATAATGCACTGCTGAATGTGGGTAAATTATCGAACAAGGGTATTGAAGTACTGTTAACCGGTACACCAGTAAAATCTAAAAACTTCACTTGGAATGTGAGCTATAATGTGGCCTACAACCAGAGCAAAGTAGAACAACTGGCAGCTGGTCTCACTACCCTCCAGATGGCTACCAGCGTAGGTAGCTGGGCATTCGTACACAATTCCGTAGGGAGCCCCTATGGTGTGATCAAAGGGTATAGCGTAGCGAAAAATGAAAAAGGGGAGACTATTTACAATAGCGCTACCGGGTACGAGCAAAAGAGTGCGTTGAAGACTTTAGGTAACGGTGTACCACCGTTGACCATGGGTTTGAGCAATACCTTCCATTATAAACGCCTGTCACTCGATGTACTGGTAGACGGTAAATTCGGCAACAAGGTATTCTCTGTAATGAATGTATATGCTACCCGTTTTGGTCTGCACAAAAAGACATTGAAAGGTCGTGAAAACGGTCTGGAACTGAGTGGCGTTGATCAGAATGGCAATGCTTATACCAACACCATCCCGGTATCTAATCTGCGTCTTTACTACGACAATACCAAGAATTATACAGATCAGTTCATGTACGACGGTAGCTTCGTAAAACTGCGCCAGGTAGTACTGAGTTACCAGTTACCTGTGCATAATCTGAAGATCGTACAGAGCGCTTCCCTGTCTTTCGTAGCGCGTAACCTGCTTATCCTGTACAAGAATACGGACAACTTTGATCCGGAATCCAGCTACACAAACAGCAATGCCCAGGGCTTCGAAGCGTTTGGTATTCCACGCACCAGAAGTTTTGGTCTGAACCTGATGGCTAAATTCTAA
- a CDS encoding SusD/RagB family nutrient-binding outer membrane lipoprotein, which produces MKMRFNFLIYTAIAATLLIQSCDKGFEEMNVNPDASSSVVPEYMFSKALLDALNNSWFATDALACGGSMQQFATYKDVPGIGDKYYFQQGTYPYDYFTTGFPGAVNEIATVINALDSSEVNELSISRIWRVFIMHRITDLYGDIPYSEAAQGYTTNNFTPSYDAQKDIYADMLNELDEAAQALDASKTTFGAGDYIYEGDVTRWKKFAYSLMLRLGMRMSKVDAASAQTWVQKAIAGGVITDDADIATMKYTDGTSLNRNPRAAALLSNDYAVADGTSNTEGGKLARTFINLLKDNNDPRLNVMAIVWKDGKADTSTALQFGMPNGLLLKPDSFVNYSEPNPSTILQYTAPIIVMSAAEVNLYLAEAAVRGWYSGDAATTFSAAIGASMRNWAQFGSAGVIAESKITAYQAAHTLTGTTDQQLQMIGNEYYVSMFLDEQEIHANWRRLGYPALTPVNISGNITGGTIPRRLLYPPSEESVNAASLQEAVDRQGANLMTTRIWWDKE; this is translated from the coding sequence ATGAAAATGCGATTTAACTTTCTTATATATACAGCCATAGCAGCTACATTACTGATCCAGTCATGTGACAAGGGCTTTGAGGAAATGAATGTGAACCCGGATGCATCCAGCAGCGTAGTACCGGAATATATGTTCAGCAAAGCACTGCTGGACGCGCTGAACAACAGCTGGTTTGCCACAGATGCACTGGCATGTGGGGGATCTATGCAGCAATTTGCTACATACAAAGACGTACCGGGTATAGGAGACAAATATTATTTTCAACAAGGTACCTATCCCTACGATTACTTTACAACCGGATTTCCCGGAGCTGTAAATGAAATAGCGACCGTTATCAATGCACTGGATTCTTCAGAAGTCAATGAATTGTCCATCTCCCGCATCTGGCGCGTATTCATCATGCACCGCATAACGGATCTCTATGGCGACATTCCTTATTCTGAAGCTGCACAGGGATATACGACTAACAACTTTACGCCCAGTTACGATGCACAAAAGGACATCTATGCCGATATGCTGAATGAACTGGATGAAGCTGCTCAGGCGCTCGATGCCTCCAAAACAACTTTTGGCGCAGGTGATTATATCTATGAAGGGGATGTAACCAGGTGGAAGAAATTTGCTTACTCCCTGATGCTGCGCCTGGGTATGCGCATGTCAAAAGTCGATGCAGCATCTGCACAGACCTGGGTACAGAAGGCAATTGCAGGTGGTGTTATTACAGATGATGCAGACATTGCTACCATGAAATATACAGATGGTACATCGCTGAACAGGAATCCAAGAGCGGCTGCCCTGCTTTCCAACGACTACGCGGTGGCAGATGGTACGAGCAATACAGAAGGTGGTAAACTGGCCCGGACTTTTATCAATTTGCTGAAAGATAATAATGATCCCCGCCTGAATGTAATGGCCATCGTATGGAAGGATGGAAAGGCAGATACCAGCACCGCATTGCAATTCGGTATGCCCAATGGGCTGCTGCTGAAACCAGATAGCTTCGTGAATTATTCAGAACCAAATCCGTCAACAATCTTACAATATACTGCACCTATCATTGTGATGAGTGCTGCAGAAGTAAATCTTTACCTGGCAGAAGCGGCTGTAAGAGGCTGGTATTCCGGTGACGCAGCTACTACTTTCTCTGCCGCCATTGGTGCTTCTATGCGCAACTGGGCACAATTTGGCAGTGCAGGGGTGATTGCTGAAAGTAAAATCACAGCTTACCAGGCAGCACATACCCTTACTGGTACCACAGATCAACAGCTACAAATGATCGGCAATGAATACTATGTATCCATGTTCCTCGATGAACAGGAGATTCATGCCAACTGGCGCCGTTTGGGCTACCCTGCACTCACGCCTGTGAATATCTCCGGCAATATTACTGGTGGTACCATTCCCCGCCGCCTCCTGTATCCACCTTCAGAAGAAAGCGTGAACGCAGCAAGCCTGCAGGAAGCGGTAGACAGACAAGGCGCAAACCTGATGACAACCCGCATATGGTGGGATAAAGAATAA
- a CDS encoding RidA family protein gives MQNQRRSVLKKMFAAAAGMTGISAVAKAAGATLPATTENGNVVYDQEVPLFSSFKVHGNTVYIAGIGAHFEGDIKAHTDHVLKEMEAQLKKAGSSMDKVLKVSVFLHDLNDYKAMNEVYRGRFGANPPVRTTVAVYGGVPGDSLVEMDCIASL, from the coding sequence ATGCAAAACCAAAGAAGATCCGTATTGAAAAAAATGTTTGCCGCCGCAGCTGGTATGACCGGTATCAGTGCCGTAGCAAAGGCTGCCGGGGCGACACTGCCTGCCACAACAGAAAATGGAAATGTAGTTTATGACCAGGAAGTACCTTTATTTTCCAGTTTCAAAGTGCATGGCAACACCGTATACATTGCAGGTATCGGCGCCCACTTTGAAGGCGATATTAAGGCACATACAGATCATGTGCTGAAAGAAATGGAAGCACAGTTGAAAAAGGCAGGTTCTTCGATGGACAAGGTATTGAAAGTAAGCGTATTCCTGCATGACCTGAACGATTACAAGGCCATGAATGAGGTATATAGAGGCCGGTTTGGCGCTAACCCTCCGGTACGCACTACCGTAGCTGTTTATGGAGGAGTGCCGGGAGACTCTCTTGTAGAGATGGACTGCATTGCATCTCTATAA
- a CDS encoding aminotransferase class V-fold PLP-dependent enzyme, translating to MNRRDLLKNMSVIPVFGAFAGSANILPLTDAAAPAVAKDYFKDLGIRTFINAAGTYTAMTGSLMRPEVMNAINYASKDFVLLDELQDKVGARIAELLKCEYATVTSGCASAMTLGAAGVLTGMDEKKVAQLPHLEGTGMKTEVIIQRKHDIAYAHALKNTGLKIVYVDTKEELISAITDKTALMYFLNANNFDGPVQVEEFLKIAQAHNIPTMIDCAADVPPVENLWKYTNMGYDLVCFSGGKGIRGPQSAGLLLGRKKYIQAARLSAPPRGNTIGRGLKVNKEEILGMLIALETYLATDHDKEWKMWEAQIKLIGDAATSVGGVTTTVKVPAIANHVPTLHISWDPKKIPATAAELKEKLRSGSPSIEIADGENQHAVAITTWMLVPGQEKIVAAALKKALTEKALLETHG from the coding sequence ATGAACCGCAGAGACTTATTGAAAAACATGTCTGTGATCCCTGTATTCGGGGCTTTCGCAGGCAGTGCTAATATATTGCCATTAACTGACGCCGCAGCACCTGCTGTAGCAAAAGATTATTTCAAAGATTTGGGTATCCGCACTTTCATCAATGCGGCAGGCACCTACACAGCAATGACAGGATCGCTCATGCGTCCTGAAGTGATGAATGCCATCAACTATGCTTCGAAAGATTTTGTATTGCTCGATGAGCTACAGGATAAAGTAGGCGCCCGCATTGCAGAACTGCTGAAATGTGAATATGCTACAGTTACTTCTGGTTGTGCATCTGCCATGACCCTGGGAGCCGCCGGTGTGCTCACAGGCATGGATGAAAAAAAAGTAGCACAGCTGCCACACCTGGAAGGTACTGGTATGAAAACAGAAGTGATCATCCAGCGCAAGCATGATATCGCATATGCACATGCCTTGAAAAATACAGGGTTGAAGATCGTTTATGTAGATACCAAAGAAGAACTGATCAGCGCTATCACCGACAAGACTGCGCTGATGTATTTCCTGAATGCAAATAACTTTGATGGACCGGTACAGGTAGAAGAGTTCCTGAAAATAGCACAGGCACACAACATCCCTACCATGATAGATTGTGCGGCAGACGTGCCTCCTGTGGAAAACCTGTGGAAGTATACGAACATGGGGTATGACCTGGTTTGTTTTTCAGGTGGTAAAGGTATTCGTGGCCCACAAAGTGCCGGTTTACTGCTGGGCAGAAAGAAATACATTCAGGCAGCGCGCCTCAGTGCTCCTCCAAGAGGGAATACCATTGGCCGTGGTCTGAAAGTAAACAAAGAAGAAATACTCGGTATGCTGATAGCGCTGGAAACTTATCTGGCTACCGATCATGACAAAGAATGGAAAATGTGGGAAGCACAAATTAAGTTGATTGGCGATGCAGCAACTTCCGTAGGTGGTGTGACCACTACCGTGAAAGTACCGGCTATCGCCAATCACGTGCCTACCCTGCATATAAGCTGGGATCCCAAAAAGATCCCTGCTACCGCAGCAGAATTAAAAGAGAAACTAAGAAGCGGTTCTCCATCCATAGAAATAGCTGATGGGGAAAACCAGCATGCCGTTGCCATCACTACCTGGATGCTGGTACCCGGACAGGAAAAGATAGTAGCCGCAGCGCTGAAAAAAGCGCTCACAGAGAAAGCTTTGTTAGAAACGCATGGTTGA